From the genome of Chlorocebus sabaeus isolate Y175 chromosome 2, mChlSab1.0.hap1, whole genome shotgun sequence, one region includes:
- the LOC103248163 gene encoding putative testis-specific Y-encoded-like protein 3, translating into MADERAGTPEAAARPPPGPAREGDAHTAPAARAREAGGRRSLHPAAGPRTALLCLGRGEAASAATTPSLENGRVRDEAPETRGSERLGAWAGAGEKAEDATMEEGAIFQEEPAEEVEKQQVGEKLVGEEKQEVGAEAQEGPGLLNLGALIVDPLEAMSAQADRAYLRLERRFRRMHRLHLARRSFIIQNIPGFWVTAFLNHPQLSAMISLRDEDMLCYLMNLEVRELRHSRTGCKFKFRFWSNPYFQNKVIMKEYECRASGRVVSVATRIRWHRGQEPPALVHRNRDTVRSFFSWFSQHSLPEADRVAQIIKDDLWPNPLQYYLLGDRPCRARGGLARWPTEAPSRPYGFQSG; encoded by the coding sequence ATGGCGGACGAGAGGGCGGGGACTCCGGAAGCCGCGGCGCGCCCGCCGCCCGGCCCTGCCCGAGAGGGGGACGCGCACACGGCCCCCGCGGCCCGGGCCCGAGAAGCTGGGGGGCGCAGGTCCCTCCACCCCGCAGCGGGCCCCAGGACCGCCCTCCTTTGCCTCGGGCGCGGGGAAGCTGCCTCCGCGGCGACTACTCCGAGCCTGGAAAACGGCCGGGTCCGGGACGAAGCCCCAGAAACCCGTGGTTCAGAGAGGCTAGGGGCTTGGGCGGGAGCCGGCGAGAAGGCCGAGGACGCGACCATGGAGGAGGGCGCCATCTTCCAGGAGGAGCCAGCGGAGGAGGTGGAGAAGCAGCAGGTGGGGGAGAAGCTGGTGggggaggagaagcaggaggtgGGAGCGGAGGCCCAGGAGGGCCCGGGGCTCCTGAACCTTGGTGCCCTAATTGTGGACCCACTGGAGGCCATGAGCGCCCAGGCCGACAGGGCTTACCTCCGGCTAGAGCGCCGATTTCGGCGGATGCACAGGTTGCACCTTGCCCGTAGGAGCTTCATCATCCAGAATATTCCGGGCTTCTGGGTCACCGCCTTCCTGAACCACCCACAGCTGTCAGCCATGATCAGCCTTCGGGATGAAGACATGCTCTGCTACCTGATGAATTTGGAGGTGAGAGAGCTCAGGCACTCCAGGACAGGTTGCAAATTCAAGTTCCGCTTTTGGAGCAACCCCTACTTCCAGAACAAGGTGATAATGAAGGAGTATGAATGCAGAGCCTCAGGCCGAGTGGTGTCTGTTGCGACTCGCATCCGATGGCACCGGGGCCAGGAACCCCCGGCCCTCGTACACAGGAACCGGGACACTGTCCGAAGCTTCTTCAGCTGGTTTTCACAGCACAGCCTCCCAGAGGCCGACAGGGTTGCCCAGATTATTAAAGATGACCTGTGGCCCAACCCCCTGCAGTACTACCTGCTGGGGGATAGGCCCTGCAGAGCCAGGGGAGGCCTTGCAAGGTGGCCCACAGAGGCCCCTTCTAGGCCCTACGGGTTCCAGTCTGGCTAA